A genomic segment from Rickettsia endosymbiont of Lasioglossum villosulum encodes:
- the lptB gene encoding LPS export ABC transporter ATP-binding protein, with amino-acid sequence MDSLQVKNISKSYKKRTILSDISLNVKQGEIVGLFGPNGAGKTTCFNIIIGLMKADSGQLLLNDINITNLPIYLRARLGIGYLLQEPSIFRGLSVEDNIKAIIEISENDKEIIEQKTHNLLEKFSIIHLKDLSAASLSGGERRRLEIARSLAIEPKFIMLDEPLAGIDPLAISDIKNLITYLREFNIGILITDHNVRDTLDIVDRAYVIFEGKVLLEGSSKEIANSKKVKEVYLGESFSL; translated from the coding sequence ATGGACAGCTTACAAGTTAAAAATATATCAAAATCCTATAAAAAGAGAACCATATTAAGTGATATATCTCTTAATGTCAAACAAGGCGAAATAGTTGGTCTATTTGGTCCAAACGGGGCTGGTAAAACAACTTGTTTTAACATCATTATTGGCTTAATGAAAGCAGATTCCGGACAGTTATTATTAAATGATATTAATATAACTAATTTGCCGATTTATTTAAGAGCAAGGCTAGGTATTGGTTACCTTCTTCAAGAACCTTCAATTTTTCGCGGCTTATCGGTTGAAGATAATATTAAAGCTATAATTGAAATATCTGAAAATGATAAAGAAATAATTGAACAAAAAACTCATAATTTACTAGAAAAATTTTCTATAATACATTTAAAGGATCTATCGGCTGCTAGCTTATCAGGCGGTGAAAGACGCAGGCTTGAGATTGCAAGATCGCTTGCAATAGAGCCAAAATTTATCATGCTTGATGAACCACTTGCCGGTATTGATCCGCTGGCTATTTCCGATATCAAAAATCTAATTACTTACTTGCGTGAATTCAATATCGGTATTCTAATTACTGATCATAACGTGCGTGATACTTTAGATATAGTTGACCGAGCATATGTTATTTTCGAGGGGAAAGTGTTATTGGAAGGAAGTAGCAAAGAAATAGCAAATAGTAAGAAAGTTAAAGAGGTTTATCTGGGCGAAAGCTTTAGCCTTTAA
- a CDS encoding phosphomannomutase/phosphoglucomutase, with translation MNINKDIFRAYDIRGNSLTDLTVEVAYKVGFCFAKMTIKDGNNKICVGMDGRLSSPALYKLLEIGLVNGGAEVINIGVVPSPVLYFADKKFTPAGSIMVTGSHNPRDDNGFKIIQHGKSFFGSQIQDLLTEILNTDFNVIPAEAGIQLNMNMDSRFRGNDRKGGNNSEGGNDIQSKYLNRILEKIIVNSSLKVAWDPGNGATGNIVEELKNRLNNENIIINSKIDGNFPSHHPDPTKVDNLQELIKLVKEQNCDLGIAFDGDGDRIGIVSSSGKMLFGDQILCIFAEDILKENPNATIILDVKASQLIADRIKSYGGQAIIWRTGHPFIKSKMAESKALLAGEMSGHIFFADKYFGFDDAIYAALRFLDLLTRSSKTLDEIIDELPKSYSTPEVKIFVSSELKLQIIEEIKEKLLKDKIEFNDIDGVRVNTEDGWWLLRSSNTESAIIARAESSNAEKLEELKTMINQLLSKYGLNI, from the coding sequence ATGAACATTAACAAAGACATTTTTAGGGCTTATGACATAAGAGGTAATAGCCTTACCGATTTAACAGTAGAAGTAGCTTATAAGGTTGGTTTTTGCTTTGCAAAGATGACTATAAAGGATGGCAATAATAAGATCTGCGTCGGTATGGATGGTCGCCTTAGCTCCCCTGCTCTTTACAAACTCCTAGAAATAGGATTGGTTAATGGAGGAGCTGAGGTTATAAATATTGGCGTTGTCCCAAGTCCAGTTCTATATTTTGCCGATAAAAAATTTACCCCAGCTGGTAGTATTATGGTTACCGGTTCACATAACCCTCGTGATGATAACGGCTTTAAAATAATACAACATGGCAAATCTTTTTTTGGTTCTCAAATACAGGATTTATTAACAGAGATTTTAAATACTGACTTCAATGTCATTCCTGCGGAAGCAGGAATCCAGCTTAATATGAATATGGATTCCCGCTTTCGCGGGAATGACAGGAAAGGCGGAAATAACAGTGAGGGCGGGAATGACATACAATCAAAATACCTAAATCGTATTCTAGAAAAAATAATAGTAAATTCCAGCCTAAAAGTAGCTTGGGATCCTGGTAACGGAGCAACCGGAAATATTGTTGAAGAGTTAAAAAATCGTTTAAATAATGAAAACATTATCATCAATAGTAAAATTGATGGAAATTTTCCAAGTCATCACCCTGATCCTACTAAAGTCGATAATTTACAAGAATTAATTAAACTAGTTAAAGAACAAAATTGTGACCTTGGTATAGCTTTTGATGGCGATGGCGATAGAATAGGCATTGTAAGCTCAAGCGGTAAGATGTTATTTGGTGATCAAATTTTATGTATTTTTGCCGAGGATATTTTAAAAGAAAACCCAAATGCTACTATAATACTTGATGTAAAAGCTAGCCAGCTTATAGCCGATAGAATCAAATCATATGGTGGGCAAGCTATAATATGGCGAACTGGTCATCCCTTTATTAAAAGTAAAATGGCTGAGTCAAAGGCTTTACTAGCCGGTGAGATGAGCGGGCATATATTCTTTGCTGATAAATATTTCGGTTTTGACGATGCAATCTATGCAGCATTAAGATTTTTGGATTTACTGACTAGATCAAGCAAAACTTTAGACGAAATAATAGATGAGCTACCGAAAAGCTATAGCACGCCGGAAGTTAAAATTTTTGTTTCTTCTGAATTAAAATTACAAATTATTGAAGAAATCAAAGAAAAATTACTAAAGGATAAAATAGAGTTTAATGATATTGATGGAGTAAGAGTAAACACAGAAGATGGTTGGTGGTTATTGCGTAGTTCTAATACTGAATCTGCCATTATTGCAAGAGCTGAATCAAGTAATGCTGAAAAATTAGAAGAGCTAAAAACGATGATTAATCAATTATTAAGCAAGTACGGACTTAATATTTAA
- the miaA gene encoding tRNA (adenosine(37)-N6)-dimethylallyltransferase MiaA, whose product MQKKEIIILCGPTASGKSYLGHALAKACDGEIINIDSMQVYKEIPIITASPPESYKSEIPYHLYNFLPITEDFSVVKYLKLAAEKINQVTTSGKLPILIGGTGLYINSLVFGYNNIPDISDDLRQQVRKLHNEIGNIELHNRLTKLDPLASSKINQSDTQRLIRAYEVVLQTGKSIFSFQTLPKEQILSEFNFKIIFLNPERKFLYKICDERLANIFKDGAIDEIALIKKQFNPDYLNLKAVGIKEILAYLENKLTLGEALNLAQTRTRRYAKRQITWFKHQIKEKITLDYSNEEEFLQVTRKLPIFIDLPNSNK is encoded by the coding sequence GTGCAAAAAAAAGAAATAATTATCTTATGTGGTCCTACTGCTAGTGGAAAATCTTATCTAGGTCATGCACTTGCCAAAGCTTGCGACGGGGAAATAATAAATATTGACTCAATGCAGGTTTATAAAGAAATTCCAATTATTACCGCCTCCCCTCCGGAAAGCTATAAAAGCGAAATTCCTTATCATTTATATAACTTCTTGCCTATTACTGAAGATTTTTCGGTAGTAAAATATTTAAAGCTTGCTGCCGAAAAAATAAATCAGGTAACTACTAGCGGTAAGCTTCCTATATTAATAGGTGGTACGGGATTATATATTAACTCCTTAGTTTTTGGATATAATAATATTCCTGATATATCTGATGATTTAAGGCAACAAGTAAGAAAGCTACATAACGAAATAGGCAATATAGAGCTACATAATAGGCTTACAAAGCTTGATCCACTAGCTTCATCTAAAATTAATCAATCAGACACTCAAAGGCTAATTAGAGCTTATGAAGTAGTACTGCAAACCGGCAAGTCTATTTTCTCTTTCCAAACTTTGCCAAAAGAACAAATTTTATCTGAATTTAATTTTAAAATTATCTTCTTAAACCCTGAGAGAAAATTTTTATATAAAATATGTGATGAACGTTTAGCTAATATATTTAAAGATGGTGCAATAGACGAAATTGCTTTAATCAAAAAACAATTCAATCCTGATTATCTAAATTTAAAAGCTGTAGGCATAAAAGAAATTTTGGCTTATCTAGAAAACAAACTAACTTTGGGTGAGGCTTTAAACTTAGCTCAAACACGAACACGCAGGTATGCTAAAAGACAAATCACATGGTTTAAACATCAGATAAAAGAAAAAATAACTTTAGACTATTCTAACGAAGAAGAGTTTTTACAAGTAACTCGAAAACTTCCTATTTTTATTGACTTGCCAAATAGCAATAAATAA